ATTTTGTAGTCAATATTGAGTAAAGTGATAGGGCGCCAGTTATTTAAATCTTTGTGATcaccttttttgtaaataagGTTGATTATTCCCCTTCTTTGTGACAAAGACATTTCTTGTGTGACAAAACCATAATTTAGTGCATCACAAACAAGGTCAGAGATAAGGTACCAGAAGAGTTGATTAAACTCAACTGTAAAACCGTCACTGCCTGgagctttattttttttcattttctttattgctTGCTCACATtcgaagagagagagagacccTCACACATCTTTTGTTCTGCCTCTGTGAGTTTGGTTAAATTAACATGAGATAGGTACTTATCAATTGATTTGTAAGGAACATCttgttttgcatatatttttttgaagaAATTAACCTCTTCCTTTAATATCTCTGTGGAATTTGATATAATGGATCCGtcctgttttttaaatttttttatatgttttttattactattatttttctcTAAACCAAGAAAATATCTAGTGTTTCGTTCGCCATCTTCTATCCACTTTACTCTTGACCTAATTTGAGCACCTTTAGCTTCCAATAGGTAAATTTGCTCAAGTTCATTCTTTTTTTGATCTAATTCTGTTTCATACTGGatattattatcagtattatcctttttcataattaaataattaatgataacCATTTCCTTTTGaagtatttcttttcttttgcatttatttttatttttcattttcccatattttatggagaattcctttatttttactttaatcaTTTCCCATTTATCCTTTGGGTTAAGTTCTTCTAATCTAGCTCTTCCAATTATGTTTTTGATGTTGTTTATATAATCTTCATTATCTAAGTGAGAATTGTTCATTTTCCATAATCCTGGGCCTCTTTCTTCATTagttaaacttatttttaaggATATGGCTTGTCGATCAGACATGATTGACGGCCTGATATCACATGTGTTAACATATTCACATAAGTCgttagatataaaaaaatagtccAACCTTCTGTACGTTTGGGTGGATTTCCTTCGCCATGTGAATTGACATGTATCCGGGTTATTTTTTCTCCAGATGTCATTAAGATTTAgatttttcataaaatgttttattgtaaaaaCAGAATTATCTACTCTATCGACACTACCTTTTTGGTCACATTTTCTGTCTAGAGCACAATTCATGTCACCacctataattattttatcatttttgctttctttgaagtcaataattgttttatttaaagtcCTAAAGTAAGAACATCGATCTTTTACATAATTTGGGACATATGAATTAACAAGAATGAAATAGTTGTCATGTATTTCAACTCTTAGAAGTAAAAATCTACCATTAATatctttgtattgttttgttacCCTGTGTTGAATTTTACTAGCAATAAATGTGGATGTTCCTCTACTGTGTGATGAGCCAAAGCAGTGGTAGGAATCACCTTGCCATATATCATTCAGTGACTGGGTTTTATCATTTGTCAAATGTGATTCTTGAATGAAGATGATATCTGCTTTGTTGTCTTCGACCCatttaaaaatactaatttttttttgtttttctctaaATCCTCTAACATTTAATGATAAAGGGTGTATGTTTGGTGTCAtatgattattaaatataaaaacattttataaaccttataatttatcttaaataaaaaaactaaattgtaataataaacatttgaaGTCATATTGCACAGTATGATACAGTAGTTCTGCAACTTACTTCCTTGTAACCCTTTTCCTtaggttgattttttttttggttttctgTGGTGGATTTTCTGGTGATGTTTCCTTTAAATCTTTTTCAGTTCTACTTTCATCAGTGGTAGCCCCTTTCCTTTCATTGTTACTTTTTGAGTTTTGAGTGgaagaaacaaaaaaatctGTTACCTTCTTCTGTTCTTTGCTTTCACTTGATTCACTAATGGTCGTTTCCTCACTGTCCAAAATTATTATATCTTTGTCTTTTACATGTTCTTGTTCTTCATCAGATTCACTTCCGCTGCTGTCATCTGCAGTATCTTGTGAGCTGAACACTTCATCAATATCTACTTCTGTGTCTGAATTTGGGTTTGCATTATCATGTGATTTATCTTTATCTGTTATCTTTAAGTCTTTATCTGTAATTTGTTTTGGTATTGGAGTGTGCACAAATGATTCCCACATACGGTTAATATATGCCCCTGTTGATCCCATTGAGTTGGCTGATATTTGCTGTTGGCCTATTTCATTGTTGCAAGTGCTCATAGTATGACCTTCTTGGTGACATTTAAAGCATACTCTATTAGCCTTACATTGATAAGCTTCGTGTCCATTTTACAAGCATTTGTTACATTTGATCTCTTGTCCTTCGTGAAACACACGAGCTTTGAAAACCATTTAGAACAATTTGTCTAGGTATGGGGGATGACATTTTTTCAACAAAGACAGCCCTATCAACATTAAGCCAACTTGTCAGTTGTCCGTTGACTCTGATTTTTTGCCTTATTATATCACTTACTGGTTTGCAACCCAATGCTTTTAACCGGTTTGCTATCTCGGAGTCCGCTACAGACAACGGAATATCTTTAATGAGGATTCTCGTACTGTCCGTTTTGTTATATGCAAGATATGGATTAATGTCGAACACTGTGACATTACAATTTCTTATGTTAATACCGTTCGTTATTAGTTGCACTCTGTCTTTCCTATCATTGACATAGATTCTCCAGAGATTCCGGATTTTCTGAACACCTACGATGTGATCGGCGggtataatttttgttaatgtaatgcaTAGATCTTCATCTCTAAAGAACGATTTATCGGCTGGAATTTGGTCTGCTTTTAAAAACACCGGCTTTACACCTCCTTGTTGTTGCGTTGTTTGCATACCGGCTTTGTTTACTCGGTTGCTCATATCACCCGCTGACGCTGTAGAAGCGGCGGGAGATTTCGGTTGATATGTAGCCATTAAGCTACGTTGGATTTTACACGTTAAACTTGAGTATATTATCGTAATATACCAAACGACATAcgtctttttttttcagaatccTTAAGTAAATCAGGATTACTTACCTAATTCTCGTTTCACAGTGAAATAATGGTGTAAAATTAACTATTTTACTCAGAGCTTAGTTTGGCCTGTAACCTTGGTTTCCTGACCAGAGCGCCctctattcttagcactttggtgcttttatgttaacaagttttttcggaaatcacaaaatgatctaaaacgtctccaaatgcgatttacactttggtgtttttatgttaacaacttttttcgaaaataacaaaatggtctaaaacgtctcctaatgcgatttgcagctattctgtacactttgatggtttgtgtgaaaaagttttgtcgaaatgctcaaaatggtctaaaacgttttaaaataccatattaaactattttgtgcattttgatgtttttgtgtgaaaagttttatcgaaatgctaaaaatggtctaaaacggtttcttatgtgattctaagcactttgatgttttagtgtaaccaagtttcatcgaaatgcacaaaatggtctaaaacgttttctaatgcgatttgaagctattctgtacactttgatgttaagttttgtcgaaatgctcaaaatggtctttaaatacgatattaagctattttgtgctctttgatgtttttgtgtgaaaagttttatcgaaatgctcaaaatggtctaaaacggtttctattgtgattttaagctcttttatgtttttgtgtaaccaagtttcatcggaatgcacaaaatggtctaaaacgtctccaaatgtgatttgaagctattctgtacactttgatattaagttttgtcgaaatgctcaaaatggtctaaaaagtttttagataccatattaagctattttgtgcactttaatgtttttgtgtgaaaagttttatcgaaatgatcaaaatggtctaaaacggtttctattgtgattttaagctctttgatgtttttgtgtaaccaagttttatcgaaatgcacaaaatggtctaaaacgtctccaaatgcgatttgaagctgttttgtacactttgatgttttcgaaaaacttgttaacataaaaacatcaaagtgataagaatagcttaaaatcgcatttggagacgttttagaccattttgtgattttcgaaaaaacttgttaacataaaaacaccaaagtggtCAGAATAGCTTCAGATCGCacttagagacgttttagaccattttgtaattttcgaaaaaacttgttaacataaaaacacaaaagtgcttagaatagcttcaaatcgcatttggagacgttttagaccattttgtgcattccgatgaaacttggttacacaaaaacatcaaagtgcttaaaatcaaattagaaaccgttttagaccattttgagcatttcgataaaaattttcacacaaaagcatcaaagagtacaaaatagcttaatatcgtatttaaaaacgttttagaccattttgagcatttcgagaaaaactttttcacacaaaacttcaaagtgtacagaatagcttcaaatcgcatttggagacgttttagaccattttgtggttttcgaaaaaacttgttaatagcTTAAtacaaagtacttagaatagcttcaaatcgtgtttggagacgttttagaccattttgtgcattttgatgaaacttggttacacaaaaacatcaaagtgcttaaaatcacattagaaaccgttttagaccattttgagcatttcgttaaaacttttcacacaaaaacatcaaagagaacaaaatagcttaatatcgtatttaaaaacgttttagaccattttgagcatttcgacaaaactttttcacacaaaacatcaaagtgtacagaatagcttcaaatcgcatttggagacgtcttagaccattttgtgattttcgaacaaacttgttaacataaaaacaccaaagtgctaagaatagcttcaaatcgcatttttatacgttgtagaccattttgtgattttcgaaaaaaacttgttaacataaaaacaccaaagtgctaagaatagcttcaaatcgcatttggagacgttttagaccattttgtgattttcgaaaaaactttttaacataaaaacatcaaagtgcacaaaaaagTTGAATATGgtatttgaaaatgttttagaccattttaagcatttcgacaaaactttttcacacaaaacattaaagtgtacagaatagcttcaaatcgcatttggagacgttttagaccattttgtggttttcgaaaaaacttgttaacataaaaacacaaagtacttagaatagcttcaaatcgtatttggagacgttttagaccattttgtgctttttgatgaaacttggttacacaaaaacatcaaagtgcttaaaatcacattagaaaccgttttagaccattttgagcatttcgttaaaacttttcacacaaaaacatcaaagagaacaaaatagcttaatatcgtatttaaaaacgttttagaccattttgagcatttcgacaaaactttttcacacaaaacatcaaagtgtacagaatagtttcaaatcgcatttggagacgtcttagaccattttgtgattttcgaacaaacttgttaacataagaacaccaaagtgctaagaatagcttcaaatcgcatttttacacgttttagaccattttgtgattttcgaaaaaaacttgttaacataaaaacaccaaagtgctaagaatagcttcaaatcgcatttggagacgttttagaccattttgtgattttcgaaaaaactttttaacataaaaacatcaaagtgcacaaaatagctgaATATGgtatttgaaaatgttttagaccattttaagcatttcgacaaaactttttcacacaaaacattaaagtgtacagaatagcttcaaatcgcatttggagacgttttagaccattttgtgcatttcgaaaaaacttgttaacattaaaacaccaaagttcttagaaaagcttcaaatcgcatttggagacgtttttgaccattttgtgcatttcgatgaaacttggttacacaaaaacatcaaagttcttaaaatcacattaaaaaccgtttaagaccattttgagcatttcgataaaacttttcacacaaaaacatcaaagtgaacAAAATAGATtgatatggtatttaaaaacgttttagaccattttgaagaTTTCGACAgcattttttcacacaaaacatcgaagtgtacagaatagcttcaaatcgcatttggagacctcttagaccattttgtgattttcgaaaaaacttgttaacataaaaacaccaaagtgctaagaatagttacagtgttaacatcatcttatagagccatagtcaaaaataaaaaaggtatgtatgtgcataaatggcaatattatagcataattttagaattttaaaaagtggaaattttggcaatttttcgaaaaaattcctatggttcCTAGCAGGaaaaattttcgcaaaaatggccaaatttcaacccttttattttttgacataactagttactatggctctataagatgatgttaacacaatatatgtgcataaatggcaatattatagtctatttattgaattttaaaaagtgggaattttgaccatttttcgacccttttatttttttgacataactagctgctatgtctctataagatgatgttaacacaaatttgcataaatgccaatattatagcataattattgaattttaaaaagtagaaactttggccatttttcgaaaaaatttctATTCGAAAAAtgttcgaaaaatggccaaatttcgaccttttattttttgacataactagttactatggctctataagttgatgttaacacaatatatttgcataaatggcaatattatagcataattatagaattttaaaaattggaaattttggccctttttcaaaaaaagatcctatggtcccccacaaggaaattttttcgaaaaatggccaaatttcgacccttttatttcttgacataactagtttctatggctctataagatgatgttaacacaatcaatgcgcataaatggcaatattatagcctaattatagaattttgaaaattggaaattttttgccatttttcgaaaaaattcctatggtcccccgcagggaaattttttattttttttttttttttaaccatatttaatgagggtgatcaatccagctattgctgatcattagggaccctcaggggttcacaagacaaacatatacacaagatgctctacataaacaaagtcttattacaagtctttgggagtggagtaatttggtccttagaaaaaatcctgacatgtgacgggacttgaacccaagACCCTTAGAGTGGTAGGTagggtctgtctgtcggtccggtatcactttgcgttttatcgcttttctgtacttttgaactgttttgatgtacagaaaagttttaaagtacattactttttgaaagttcatttatttCTGAGAGCACGCAACTTATGGtggttggccttgttttttgacataacgAGTTACTATGgctgtataagatgatgttaacacaatatatgtgcataaatggcaatattatagcctaattatagaatttaaataggtggaaattttggtcgttttcgaaaaaaattgtatggtcccccgcagggaaattgtcgcaaaaatggcgaaatttcaaaccttttattttttgacataactagttactatggctctataagttgATGTTTACACAacatatgtgcataaatggcaatattatagtctaatttttgaattttaaatggtggaaattttggtcattttgcgaaaaaaattcctgtggtcccccgcaggaaaattttggaaaaaagccaaatttcgacccttttattttttgacataactacttactctggctgtataagatgatgttagcacaatatatttgcataaatggcaatattgtagcataattttcgaattttaaaaagtgtacattttcgccatttttcgaaaaaaaaatcttatggtCCCCAGTAGgaaaattttttcgaaaaatggccaaattcgaccgatttattttttgacataattagttactatggctctataagatgatgttagcacaatatatgtgcataaatgcatatattatagcctaattattgaattttaaaaggtggacattttggttgtttttcgaaaaaattcctgttgtcccccgcagggaaattttcggaaaatgaccaaatttcgatccttttattttttgacataactagttactatggctctataagatgatgttagcacagtaaatttgcataaatggcaatattatagcataaatggttactatatcataataaacatgcgcaatgtcgaataatgcgttctgcgcatgtcaattgttatttattatgctatagtaagcatttatgtaaaaaataaaaaagttcaaaattgggcattttttgaaaaaaaatctctgtactattacagggattttttttcgcAAAATGGCTAATTTTCGTCCCTTTCACTTTTTACATTAATGCGTACTATAGCATAATAcacatgcacagagtcgaataatggttTCTGTgcatactatagtacagggattttttcgaagaATGGGCAATTTTCGACCCCTTTATTTGTAGACATAAATgattactattgcataataaacatgcgcagagtggaataatggttctgcgcatgttaattgtgctatagtaaccagttttatcgcaaaaaaaaaatgtcgaaaatttgcaatttttcgaaaaatccttgcgcaaagGGTACAGCTCAATCTTCTCACTCGAAACGGTAAAGAACGCAAAAATAAATGGACAAGAAATGGACAGAGCCATGTGGGGTCATTAAAACTGAATTGGACTGGGTCATTAGATAATGAGGAAACTAGACAATTGGCCAATGGGACCCAAGAATCTAGGAGGTTGTTTTGAATACCGGCATACTAAAAACTGTCAATTTTAGGGGTTTATCACATGATCGatgtattaaatgaataaaaatattaaataatagaataataagacttaaattttttgttaaaagttgagaaagtcgacattttttttatccaattttcgaaaaatccttgtactacagtacatgaatttttttttttaaaacacggTAAATTCGACTACAATATGtatgttgtattaattgttAGTTCTTTTAATATGACGAGAcgttttttgttgtgtttttaggGTGTGAACAATTGTCaatcaaaattgtatatatatgttaaatactatgtaactatttaaaaaacccACCCTGACTTCTGATTGGCCAACCATATTCCAAGTAGTTTGATAAGTTAgcctttttaaaaaatttagACAAAATTACCGTTAACTTTGTCTGGGgctttttttctaggccacatGGTATCATAGGATATGTGTAACTGTAAGAGGAGTAACTGAAGGTTACTGGATAATAACCTCTATAGTATGagttattatcaaaatatattattagaattGGTGGAATGAATTATTTGATTCACATCAAAATGAATTGTAGTGGAATTGctcttgaaataaatataaattagttGAGAATTTACACTACTAAGGAAATAGTCTTGACAAGAATATAGAATTTAATGTACACTCAACTGCAAAAGTTTCCCCTCTGCTTTTTTTGTAAGGGCTTGGGACCTTCAAATACAAAGTGCAatgaatgatataatgtaaattataatgtaataattaaaactgaatgtaatttataaaaattacaaaataatttacaacattaaTCATTGCTCTTTGGATTTGGCAgcattaaaaacttttttttttattattattattaactttactGCACATTCAGAATACCATTATATATGGTGGCCCAATGGCcaaattgcataaaatacaaatattttgtaaaaagtgaatataaaatcacagaacaaataaaaattgaagATATACGAAACAGTATAAAAACTATCCATGGCTACAACAATCATTTGGAATCATTCTTTTTGCTGCTTTTTTTTCCTCTCTTGACGAAGGCGACGGATGGCAACCATAGCCGATTTCCATTCTTTAAAAGTCACATCAGATGTTGCAGCACAATACCAATTTCCATAGTACTGAGTGTGGTTCTTATTTAATCTTGGTTGCTTACACTTTGAGCACACAATCGCAGACGTTCTtggtttgtatattttgatcgGTTTCCCTTCCGATATGTCTTTAGCCACTCGTTTTCTGTACAAGAGGGTAGTTCTAGGAATACGAGTACTGCTAGCCTCAGGGACTGATGGTGGTGGTTTTGCTATCTCGCCAGGAACTGGGATCGACGGTCTGTTTCCTAGAGTCGCTAGGCCGGAAGTGTTTTTTGGTAGGACAAATGTGAAAGAAGGAGCGCTTGTATGAACGTTTAGCACCGCTGGCTTGGTTAAAGGTTCAAGTAGGGTTTTATCAGAGACAAGTTTGGGTATTGTTGCTGAGATGCCAGATTCCAACACTTGCCGCTCTTGCTTCTTTGACGTTCTGTTGTACctgttgaaaataaatcaaacacagtatttaaaaactttaatgtatttactgtagcGTAAAATAACAATCAATAACAAGTAAAAACTCACCACTGGATGAGTGTCGTACGATTTATCTCCATCAACTGAAGCTTAGCAAACAACATCAGGTGTCCATTCGATAGCACTTTCCGACGAATGTTCTTGTAGCCTTTGGTAATGAGCGGCCAGCGCTGGAAACGTTTACCTTCGATAGATACGGTAGATGGATACGCTTCACATAGTTTTGTAATAAGGCACTCCATATATCGATTGCAGTCCGGCCACTGAGCTGGCCCGGTGTTCTGACCTAAGAagcatctttttaaaaaaaaaacaaagaaacaagTTAGATTTAAGACACATCATGCAACAAAGTAAAAAACGCTGGAAACTGCCTTACCGTCAAGTGCTTTCGACACCAGGTATTACGGAAGTAGTTCTTCTTGAACCTGCCTTTCGTCAGGTAATCTTGATGCCGTGCTTTGCGCTTAATGGTTTTGTCATAAGCATCCAGGTTGTTCCACAACTTTGCGACATGTTCAGCATGACTTTGACTTATCACTCCACTGTCTTCCTTAAACTGCATAAGGTAGTCTGCCAGGGCTTCAACTTTGGCGTAGCCTGGAATGTTGTCTGGTCCAGTGGAATCCTCAAGTttctaaattgtaaaatatgaaaacaaaatatataatcagaCTCGTGCATTGTATttcaaaacagaaacaaaatttgTGAGGTAGAAGCTAATGATACAAATTTAACTGACTGTGTCAAAAAGGGCTGCTTTTccttcaccatcatcatcattatcgtcaCATGAAGGCAAGGGCTCCAGCTGGGGTGGTGAGGGTTCTTTAGCATTTCGAGGTTTAAAACAACGCTTAGGTGGTTTGTAGTCTGGTTGAGTCTTGTCATCATACCCTTCATCAACATCAAAAGTGTAAATTTCTTTATCAAAGTCTTCATCATAAATGGTATCTGTTTTGACAGGAAATTGAGTTTCGAGCACTTTGTTCGACTGGTTGTACAGGTACTCCACTCCGATGAGTTCTCCAGTGTACTTGTTTGGAATGATAAAACTTTTGTACACTTTTTTGCCAATCACTTGCTCTGACAGTATGTTGAGAGCATGCTGATGCAGTCCACTATATGTACTGGAGATGGGTCCTCCAGACTGGGTAGCAGCTAGTGCACGGTTTGCATTCCATCGAACAAGTCCATCCATCAGGTAAGCTTGGAAATGTAAGTCGCTAGCACGCTCACctgagaaaaaaataaaacatccataataatgaaataatacaaaaatctGTAGATCGGTTTGAAGATTTGGTAGATaccaaataaaaagtaatactGTACCTGGAATAAACCTGTTAAGGTGAAGATGAAACGATTCCAAAAAAGTGGAGCCTCTTGCGCAACGATATACTGGCAAGGTAACTCCACCCTTAAGCATCTCACTGGTTTTTGTGTAGAGCGGGATGCCTTCTGGATCCTGGATGCAGGCGATGTGTCGCTCTTGTGAGCTCCAGATATCCCAGGTCTGTTCAGAGTCTAAGAGTAGGACGCCCATTGTGTCACGGCCTTCTTTACCATCGAGGGAAGTCAGGAGCTCTCGGATTAGGTTGGCAGTCTCGCAAGTCCCTCGTGTTGTCCTGCGACAATCTGAGCATACTCCTTCTTGCTGATGTTTTTCAATATGATGTCGTCTGTTGGGTTGGAATGCTTCTTGCTTGCAATGAGCTGTTCACGCTTGGCGAGCTTCAGACGTTCAACATCGTCAGCGCTCCACTCAAAAATGCAAGCGGAAAGACGTTTGAGAAATATCGGATACAACTGATGTGATTCTGTTGAACAAGCTGCAGCAATTCTCCTCGTGAAGTGCCAGATGTCCAGACGAATTTTCATGTCAGGCCAGGCGCTGAACATCTTCCTTATGCTTGAATGACCGCAGCAGTCACGGTCGACGTAGAGAATCTCGGGAGGAGGTACGCCTGCCAAAGCATATCGGTTAATGATGCCGTTTGTCATGTTGTTTAAGCCACATCCTTCTGCAGCAGTCAGGACTGTAATGAGCACCTGGCCGTACTCATTTCCGACGTTTGTTGCCCATGCTCCTGTTCCACATGCACGACCGGCTAGCTTCCTTACAATCTGCAAAAAAACCCAAACAAATTTATTAGGAAGAAAGCTTCCCCacaatctgcaaaaaaaaaaagaaaatcaaataattaaaagtaaattgcagaaatagtattgtttataaattttttACCCTTTTGGTCGAGTCAATCTTCAACACTCTTCCGAACGTCGATGTGATAGAAGCCTTGAGTTCGTCGATTCTTCCCATTACTTCGTTGCAGTAGATGGTAAGGAACCATTGGACAGAGGGAACAGGAATCATTTTAGACACCTCATCAAATTTAGAAGCAGCAATGACATAATCATCACGAGAACCACAGAACTTCTTGCAATTTTCTAAGTAGAGAGCCACTCTCTCATTCCACTGCCTTGTGTGTTGTTCTAAGACTTGTTGGCGAAGCTGTGATGGACTGTTACCGAGACCGCGGTACTTTAGAAGCTGCAGGACCCGGTTGTCGCAGGCCAAGTGATACGAAAGTACATCAGGAAACTGAAGGCGATGTGCTAAATCAAGttgctttaaaatgttttcactcCAGCCAATTTGTCTTTGTTTGCAATTAGAGCACCTCAGTTGCTCTGTTGCAAGAAAGTAGTGGCAGTCTAAATCCAGGACCGGACGAACGATTCCATGGAGGCCGCCTGATGTTAGTGGATAGCTCTTGCATTCTGGCCGAGGGCAGACCAGCTTAACCTGCCAAGTTTTGCGGGGCAACCAAAGAAGAAGACGATGACCGAAGTAACTGTTGGCCATGGGTATGTTTTTGTTGAGCGGATCCGGTTGAGGTGGATAATACCAAAGTTGTTTGAGTTTAGTTGAATCCAACTCTGCGGTCCCCTTCTTCGATTTCTTGAATAAGGTTTTTGAAATCCACTGCTGATCGATCTCGGGCAAGTTCTTCTTCCATTTATCTGGTATGAGACAATCTgcaagaaaaaccaaaacaaaattgtataattaatgaaactacattatgtaattttcatttt
This genomic stretch from Antedon mediterranea chromosome 11, ecAntMedi1.1, whole genome shotgun sequence harbors:
- the LOC140062754 gene encoding uncharacterized protein, producing MECLITKLCEAYPSTVSIEGKRFQRWPLITKGYKNIRRKVLSNGHLMLFAKLQLMEINRTTLIQWYNRTSKKQERQVLESGISATIPKLVSDKTLLEPLTKPAVLNVHTSAPSFTFVLPKNTSGLATLGNRPSIPVPGEIAKPPPSVPEASSTRIPRTTLLYRKRVAKDISEGKPIKIYKPRTSAIVCSKCKQPRLNKNHTQYYGNWYCAATSDVTFKEWKSAMVAIRRLRQERKKKQQKE
- the LOC140061976 gene encoding uncharacterized protein, which encodes MGVLLLDSEQTWDIWSSQERHIACIQDPEGIPLYTKTSEMLKGGVTLPVYRCARGSTFLESFHLHLNRFIPGERASDLHFQAYLMDGLVRWNANRALAATQSGGPISSTYSGLHQHALNILSEQVIGKKVYKSFIIPNKYTGELIGVEYLYNQSNKVLETQFPVKTDTIYDEDFDKEIYTFDVDEGYDDKTQPDYKPPKRCFKPRNAKEPSPPQLEPLPSCDDNDDDGEGKAALFDTKLEDSTGPDNIPGYAKVEALADYLMQFKEDSGVISQSHAEHVAKLWNNLDAYDKTIKRKARHQDYLTKGRFKKNYFRNTWCRKHLTVRQFPAFFTLLHDVS
- the LOC140061977 gene encoding uncharacterized protein — protein: MFRPTFRRSEEGALILEDTSAAVVFNSLRKRPTGKCLTPDDVRQDALKEVCRLGGNTKDECDVLGCYKFQHSKYSGQTFKWMVENVLEYAVCFVIKMANEIPSTSSLSIKKFNFKRYLESFPEGKEAIAMKEIKRRRKCPTRQTSYIPVGIKLQKLEDVTDETLSGTDVFDASLQPSTSYAPAQPNTSYEPVSTMPSTTITIKQSEDCLIPDKWKKNLPEIDQQWISKTLFKKSKKGTAELDSTKLKQLWYYPPQPDPLNKNIPMANSYFGHRLLLWLPRKTWQVKLVCPRPECKSYPLTSGGLHGIVRPVLDLDCHYFLATEQLRCSNCKQRQIGWSENILKQLDLAHRLQFPDVLSYHLACDNRVLQLLKYRGLGNSPSQLRQQVLEQHTRQWNERVALYLENCKKFCGSRDDYVIAASKFDEVSKMIPVPSVQWFLTIYCNEVMGRIDELKASITSTFGRVLKIDSTKRIVRKLAGRACGTGAWATNVGNEYGQVLITVLTAAEGCGLNNMTNGIINRYALAGVPPPEILYVDRDCCGHSSIRKMFSAWPDMKIRLDIWHFTRRIAAACSTESHQLYPIFLKRLSACIFEWSADDVERLKLAKREQLIASKKHSNPTDDIILKNISKKEYAQIVAGQHEGLARLPT